The genomic stretch GCTTCTTTTTGGAGAAACGTAGCGTAGAATTCCTTCGCTACGGTATCGATCGCATCGTAGGCCTCGACTGGTTCGATGCCTGCTTTGCGAAGACTTTCTTGAGGACAATTACCAACTTTGGAAGTTAGGACGGCTTTGCAATCGGCAATAGAAGAGATGATTTCTTCGAGAGTTGCTTCTTCGCCGTAGCCGCTTTGGCAATATTGGTCAATCTTGCGATGTCCGACGAATTTTACTTCAGTAGCATCAACTTCATAGATTTGGAACTCTTTAGCATGACCAAAGTGTTGATTGACGATACCACTGCCTTTGGTAGTCACAGCTACAAGGATTTTGGGAGTCGCCACTGTCTTTTGAATGTTGGTGACTTTGGCTTTCTTCTCTTGCAATTCTGCTTTTAAGAGATCGATGCCAGCGTGAACTACTTGACGAGCTTCTAAATTGTAGGTGGGAGTCATTTCCATGAATTTATCTTTGGTAAACTCTTGGGAACGATCTTCACCTAGTAAACCGACAGCATCGGCACGACATTGACGGCAGTGGCGCATCATCTTCATGTTGCCTTCAGCGCAGCTATCCTGAAGCTTTTTCAATTCCTTAGGATTGGGACCACGTTGTCCAGTCAAACCGAAGTGTGTGCCATGTTCAGGAGCCGAGATGAGAGGCATAATATTATGGAGAAATGCTCCTTTCTCACGAATCACGCGACCAACTTCTACGAGATGCTCATCGTTAATTCCGGGAATCATTACCGAATTAACTTTGCAAAGAATGTCTGCTTCTTTGAGCATATCCAAGCTTTCCATTTGGCGCTGGTGCAGAATCTGAGAAGCTTCTACACCTGTGTAACGCTTACGGTTATAACGAATCCAAGGATAAATTTTGGTTCCAATTTCAGGATCGACCATGTTAATCGTGATGGTCACATGATCGATATTTAACTTCTTGATGCGATCGACATATTCGGGAAGCATCAATCCATTAGTTGAGAGACAAAGCTTAATATCTGGAGCTTCTGCCGCAATCAACTCAAAAGTACGGAAAGTCTTTTCAGGATTGGCTAAAGGGTCACCCGGCCCCGCAATTCCCAATACGGTCATTTGGGGGATTTTGCCGCCAATTACCATTACTTTGTGAGCTGCTTCTTCGGGAGTTAGTAGTTCGCTAACTACCCCTGGGCGGCTTTCGTTGGCACAGTCATATTTGCGATTGCAGTAGTTACACTGAATGTTACAAGCGGGAGCTACGGCAACATGCATCCGAGCATAATGGTGGTGAGCTTCCTCGCTATAGCAAGGGTGCTTCGCAATCCGCTCTTGCATACTTTCACTCAAGGCATTTTTTTGGGCGCTTTTGTTAGAAGTTTGGGAACCTTTTGAGCTACTACAACCACAGCTTTCTGATTTTTTGGATTTTGCTGGAGTTGTTGCAATCTTATTCTCAACGGGGGAGGCAATGAGAGCTTGTGTCGGGGGTGTCATTGAGGCTTCCTGATAAGTGGACTGCGGTCAACATGCAAAATTTATAGCAGCCACTATCGAACCGTTCAGGAAAGCGATCGCGATAAGATTTATTAAATACATTAAGCTTGTACTCAAAATCCACACCCTAAACTGCGCCTACATTTAAGCAATTTTGAAATTTTTTTTGGGGTAGGGGTACGAGTATTTAGATGATGGGGGTTAGGTATTTATAGGGTGGGGGTACAGTTTTGCTTGTACTCATAACAAATCTAGTTATATCAAGCTATACGAGCAAAATTTGAGTGCTAATTGTAAGCACTTTTTTATGTACTCAAAAAAGATGCCAATTCTTATAAAAAATATGAGATTAATGGCTGATAAGTATGTATAGAATTCTTTTCAGATGTTTTAATACCTATAATTAAGGCAGTTAATTTTGTATCTAAATTATCATTCCTTCGATAATCTGTAGCAAAAGGATCAAAATTTTTTAACAATTGTCAGGAGTTGCTTTCTTTCGGTAAAAACTGATTTTAAACGTATCTATATATACAGATCTAAATCCAAAAAGTTTAAATTTATTTCTTGATTTTTGAGAGATAGTACAGTAGAGTAATGAATCGTAGCTATTAATACAAAATCTTCTTTGCTCAACAGGAATTGGCTCATTTCTGAGTACCTATGAGTACAATTTAATTTTGCTTGTTTTGTTGCCTTCAAACCCTTATCTATGCTTGCGAGTAGCATTTAATCTTTAAGAACAGAATTAGTAGAAATGGCTGTAAAAATACTTATCCCTATTCCCTTAAATACTAGCCCCCCCTCTCAAAAATACTAGTACCCCTATCCCAAAGGAAAAGTCAAACTCTCTAGGAGTATGGCTTTAGACCTCTGAGTACTTTCCTAATTAATTTAATAAATCTTATCCGCAGCATTCTTTTTCGTTGGATTGGCAGTACCTGATATAAGCAAGAGGACAGAACTCCGCACCTCTTAACTGTCAGAGCCTGCAATGCTGCAACCCATCTCTCACCTAGACACTTTGGATAATCAAGAAATCGATCGCATATGCGCCACAGCATATCCATCGGATTTCCCAGCCAAATCATCTGCACATTCACTCTGGCAGTTTTATCAGTTGCAAGTTTCCCAGCAATGGCAACAGGTCACCCAAGTTCTACAGGTGATCAAGGCGGATTTCCAAGCGATCGCCGATCGCGATCCTGCTGCTCATCATTGGCTAGAGATTTTATGCTGCTATCCAGGGTTACATGCCTTAGTAATCCATCGCTTTACCCATTGGTTACACCATCGCCAAATTCCCTTACTCCCAAGGTTGATTGCCTACTGTGCGCGATTTATCACGGGCATTGACATTCATCCTGCTGCCAGCATTGGCAAAGGGGTATTTATCGACCACGGCATGGGTGTAGTGATTGGTGCAACTGCGATTGTTGGTGATTATGTACTGCTCTATCAAGGTGTCACCCTTGGCGGTACAGGCAAAGAAACTGGCAAGCGTCACCCAACCATCGGCAACCATACGATCGTCGGTGCAGGAGCTAAAGTCCTCGGCAACATTCAAATTGGTGATTATGCTCGCATTGGGGCAGGCTCAGTTGTGCTACGTGACGTCCCAACCCATACCACCGTTGTGGGTGTCCCTGCTCGTATTTGTCGTACTAATCAGCCAGCCTCGTTAGGTCAAGCAAATCAAGAACAGTTGGCCGATCCATCGGCTGACATGTTACAGGCTTTGCTCCTTCGCATCGAGCGACTCGAACAACAGCTTTCAGACAAAATTTCCTAGAAGTAAAGATGAATAGCTCTTAAAAACCTAAAAAAATAGAGGAAACGATCATGACGGAAACCCTAGTTGTCAGTTGCTTGGTGTTAATCACCACATATTTTCAAGATTACATGATGCGTCGAATGCTCAATGTCGATGAGCAAGACTCCCAACGTCAACCTAAATAGTTCCTAAATTCCTCAACCCCTAGTTATTCACAGAGTCGATACTGCCATGACTACCACTAGATTTTTCTCCACACTGACCGAGCAGAGTAAACCCAGTAAATCCTTCGCGATCGATATTTTCTCCCCTCTGCGCCAATGGCTAAATCAGATTGAATTTAGCGATCGCCAATTCGCCGAGAAAATCTGCCATCTCATCCCTGCCAGTTGTCCCTTTGAACGCGATGTTAGTGCTTTTGGCTATACCTACCATATCCCAGCCCTCTGCAAGATCAATCCTGTATTTGAGGAAGTAGTAAACCTCCGCTTCCGCGCCCTAACCTACCTCTCCGAACTCCCCTGCTAAATCCCAATCCCCAATTCTCAATTACCCTTCACCCAAATTTGTGCCATGAAACTCACACAAGGAAAAATCAACGAACTCCTCTCTGAGACTGCCTGTGAGCATAATCATCATCATCACAAAGATGGGCAGAAAAAGAACAAGGCTTGCTTACAACAAGCCCAACCAGGAGCCGCACAAGGCGGATGTGCCTTTGATGGTGCATCGATCGCCCTCGTCCCAATTACCGATGTCGCCCATCTCGTCCATGCACCGATCGCCTGTGGTGGGAATTCTTGGGGTGCAAGAGGTAGCCTGTCGTCAGGTTCGACCATGTATAAAATGGGCTTTACCACCGACCTCAGCGAAAACGATATTATTTTCGGTGGTGAGAAAAAGCTCTACAAGGCAATTTTAGAAGTTCAGCAACGCTATCAACCTGCGGCGGTGTTTGTGTATAACACCTGTGTGACTGCCCTGATTGGTGACGATCTCGAAGCGGTCTGTCAAAAAGCAACCGAAAGAACAGGTATTCCCATTGTTCCCATTAATTCACCGGGGTTCGCTGGAACCAAGAATTTAGGAAATCGCATGGGCGGCGAAGCTTTATTAGAATATGTAATTGGCACTGCCGAACCAGAATATACCACTCCCTACGATATCAATCTGATTGGTGAATACAATATCGCAGGTGAAATGTGGAGTGTGCTGCCCTTATTTGAGAAATTGGGCATTCGCGTATTATCGAAAATTACAGGTGATGCCACCTATAAAGAAGTTTGTTATGCTCACCGTGCGAAACTGAATGTTCTCATCTGTTCCAAAGCATTAATCAATGTCGCTCGGAAGATGGAAGAGCACTATGGCATTCCCTACACCGAAGAGTCTTTTTACGGGATTGCCGACATGAATCAATGTCTACGCAATATTGCCGCAAAATTAGGCGATCGCGACTTACAGGATCGAGTCGAAAAGCTGATCGCCGAAGAAGCCGCCAACCTCGATCGCGAACTTGCACCCTATCGCGATCGCCTTAAGGGTAAAAAAGTTGTTCTCTATACAGGCGGGGTCAAAAGTTGGTCAATCATTTCCGCCGCGAAAGATTTGGGTATGGAAGTGGTTGCCACCAGTACTAAGAAGAGTACAGAAGAAGATAAGGCAAAGATTCGTGCCTTGCTGAGCAAAGATGGGATCATGATGGAGAAAGGGAACGCCCAAGAATTGCTCAAAACCATTGCGAAAACCCAAGCCGATATGTTAATTGCAGGTGGGCGTAACCAATACACTGCACTCAAAGCACGCATTCCTTTTCTCGATATCAACCAAGAGCGTCATCATCCCTATGCTGGCTATGTGGGCATGATCGAGATTGCTAGAGAATTAGAAGAAGCTCTATATAGTCCAATTTGGGCGCAAGTCCGTCAACCCGCACCTTGGGAAGATCCCCTTGCGTTCAGCAAGGCTTTATTACTGGATGGAGATATATCACAAGTTAAAACCGATATCGTTGCATCGAAAAAGTCAGTTACTGTCAATGCTCTCAAGCAAAGCCAGCCTCTCGGTGCATCCCTTGCTTTTCTAGGATTAAAGGGAGCAATGCCATTAATGCATGGTTCCCAAGGCTGTACTGCCTTTGCAAAGGTGCAACTCGTCCGCCATTTCCGCGAAGCAATTCCCCTTGCTACCACGGCGATGACGGAAGTTACCACAATTCTCGGTGGTGAGGACAATATTGAGCAGGCGATTTTAACCCTAGTGGAAAAGGCAAAGCCCGAAATTATTGGACTCTGCACCACAGGCTTAACGGAAACTCGCGGCGATGATATGGATGGTATTCTCCGAACCTTCCGTCAGAAACATCCTGAGCTTGATCAACTAGCGATCGCCTTTGCTTCGACTCCCGATTTCCGAGGTGCGTTACAGGATGGCTATGCAGCAGTAATTGAGAGCATTGTGCGATCGCAAGCCCAAGAAGGCATCAAAGATCCGCAACAGATAACAGTCTTAGCAAGTTCTGCCCTAGCCCCTGGGGATATCCAAGAGATTAAGGAGATCATTAATTCATTTGGACTATCACCAATTTTCATTGCCGATCTTTCGAGTTCGATGGATGGACATTTGAGCGAGAGTTATAGTCCCGTCACTACAGGCGGAACGACGCTAGAGCAAATTCAGAGTGTTGGTAGTTCTGTATTTACCCTCGCTTTGGGGGAAAGTATGCGAACTGCGGCGACAATTCTGCAAGAGCGCTTTGGTACTGATTATCAAGTATTCGATCGCCTCACGGGGCTAGGTGCAACCGATCGGATCTTGCAACAACTCTATCAATTGAGTGGAGTTGACGTACCTGAGAAATATCGCTATCAAAGACAACAACTCCAAGATGCGATTCTTGATACGCACTTCTATTTCGGTCGCAAGCGCGTTTCTCTCGCCCTAGAACCCGATCTGCTCTACAGCGTCGCTTGGTGGCTGTCAGAAATGGGCGTAGAACTGCAAGCTGCCGTTACCACGACGCGATCGCCTTTATTAGAGAAGTTACCGATCGCGGAAGTGACGATTGGCGATCTCGAAGATTTTGAAAATCTCGCCGCAGGTTCCGATCTGATGGCAACCAATTCTAACGGAAAGAGAGTTGCTAAGAAATTAGGAATTCCCCTTTACCGTTTAGGCTTCCCCATTCTAGATCGCTTAGGTAATGGACATCGCAGCATCGTCGGTTATCGCGGCACGATGGAACTACTTTTTGAGCTTGGCAATATTTGGCTAGAAGCCGAAGAATCCGCTCATCCCAATATTTTAGTGAAACAAGGAGAATCGTAATGAAGGTTGCTTTTACCACAAGCGATCGCATTCACATTAATGCCCACTTTGGCTGGGCTAAAGAGATTGATGTCTATGAAGTCACGACTGAAGGATATCAATTTGTGGATACGCTCAGCTTCAAAGGTGAGTTAAAGGAAGATGGCAACGAAGACAAACTCGTTCCCAAAATTGAAGCATTAGCTGGTTGTACCATCGTCTATGTTTCGGCGATCGGTGGTAGCGCCGCCGCCCGTCTAATTCGCAAGCGGGTTACACCGATTAAAGCGAAGTCGGAAGAGGAAGAAATCGCGGAGGTACTAAATAAATTGGTACTAACCCTGCAAGGCAATCCTCCCCCTTGGTTGAGAAAAGCCCTGCAACCACCAGTCCATGATTTTGATGATCTAGAGACGGGTTGAGAATTGGAAGAGATCCCCCCTAACCCCCCTTACGAAAGGGGGGAAAGAGTCAAATTAATTCTTGATTCTCCCCCCTTTACAAGGGGGGCTGGGGGGGATCTCAACCTCCAAACGCAGCCAAAAGCTTAGCCCCAACAGTAAACACTAAAAGGAGAACTCTATGACCGCAACAATTACTCTAACTTCTACTACAGAAACTGCTCCTGTAAATGGTGCAGAAGTAATTAAACAAAGCCCATTTTTACAGGCACTAGTCCAGCAAATCCGCGTTAACGATGGTTATGGAACCTATCGCAACTGGGCAGATGAATTGCTACTCAAGCCCTTCATTCTCACCAAACAACAAAAGCGCAAAATTTCCGTTGACGGTGAAGTCGATCCGATTACCAAAGGTCGAGTTTTTGCCTTCTACCGTGCGATCGCCCTTCGCATTGAGCAGCAATCTGGGCATCTTTGCCAAGTAGTTGTCGATCTTAGTCATGAAGGCTTTGGTTGGGCGTTGATTTTCTGTGGTCGTCTGCTGGTAACAACTCGCACTTTGCGCGACGCTCAACGTTTTGGGTTTGACTCACTAGAGAAGCTAGGCGAAGAAGGTGAAAAACTTGCCCAAAAGGGTGTGGAATATGCCACCAACTTCCCTGAAGTTGCCAAAGCCTAAATCAATCTTAAACATACCGAGAAAAGATTATGGTGCAAGTGATAGATACAGCGATCGCTGGTCTTGGTATTGATGAACTCAAAACTAAGATCAAGCGGCTGAACAGCAAGGCAGGTCAAATGAAAATGGATCTGCACGATCTCGCGGAAGGGCTACCCACCGACTACGAACATCTGATGGACGTAGCAGCCAAAACCTATGACATCTTTCATCAAATTGATGGACTGAAGAAACAATTAATCATCCTCGAACAGAATAGGAGCGACTGATATGGTTGGTACACTTAGCGAATTTCGGAAATTGACCGATGCGGAACAGTATTTCGAGTTTTTCGATCTTGCCTACGATGCACAGGTTGTAAATATCAATCGCTTACACATTCTCAAAAAATTCTCGCAGTCTTTGGAAGAAATCGACAATAAACTTGTCGAAGCGGCTGAAGAAGAAAAGCTTGGTTTTTATCGAGAAGCTCTAGAAAATTCCTATGCTACTTTGCAAAACTCTAACGCGATCGAGCAGAAGCTGTTTAAAGTTTTTCATCAGAAGCCACAGAATATCGTCATGTTGAGCGACATAGGTACGGATGAGGAGGATGAATAATCATGATCTCTCTAACACCTACAGAAATAGAACGTTATCGCCGCCAAATGATGCTGTCTAACTTTGGCGAAGAAGCGCAACAAAAACTCAAATCTTCCACAGTTTTAGTAACGGGTGTGGGCGGATTAGGTGGCACAGCCGCTCTCTATCTTGCTGTTGCAGGCATTGGCAAACTTATCCTCGTTCGTGGTGGAGAGCTGCGTCTCGATGACATGAATCGCCAAGTCCTGATGACCGATGACTGGGTTGGGAGTCCTCGCGTTTTCAAGGCGCAGGAAACCTTACTTAGCATCAATCCTGACGTGGAAATTGAAGCGGTGAATGACTATGTAACTGCCGAGAATGTGGATGCACTTGTCCAGTCAGCCGATATTGCCCTTGATTGTGCCCACAACTTCACTGAACGCGATCTGCTCAATGCTGCTTGTGTCCGTTGGCGATGTCCGATGGTAGAAGCTGCCATGAACGATATGGAAGCCTATCTCACCACCATCGTTCCCCATGAAACGGGATGCCTATCTTGTTTATTCCCCGAAAAGCCCGATTGGGATCGACGTGGGTTTGGGGTTCTTGGTGCGGTGTCAGGGACTTTAGCCTGTTTAACGGCTCTGGAGGCAATTAAATTCTTGACAGGATTTAGTTCGCCATTGTTATCACAGCTTTTGACGATGGATCTAGGACGATTAGAGTTTGCCAAACGTCGTACCCATCTTGATCCAGATTGTCCCGTATGCGGACATCAGAGAAACAAGCGATCGCCAGTTCCAACGACTAAGAAAGTCACTAGCCAGCGCATTCCTTCTTTCGCAAAAATGCTAGTTCAAACTTCTTCCCATTATTAGGGAGTGCGGTGTAAAGCACCTGACTCTCTTAACCCCAAAATTTCAAGGAGATTTCTATGTCAATTATTCTCACCGAAAAAGCTGAATTACGCTTACGCACTTTCCTAAGAGGCACAGGCGATCGCACTACCAACAAGGGCATCCGCCTTGGTGTAAAAGATGGTGGTTGCAACGGCTATCAATACACCCTAGACATCACCAACAAGCAAAAGCCTGACGACATTGTGGAACAGCTAGGCAAGGTGCGCGTTTACATCGACTCTCAAAGCGCTCCATTACTCAATGGTGTCGTTGTCGATTACGTTGACGGCTTGCTAGAGAGTGGCTTCAAGTTTGAGAACCCCAATGCGACGGGTTCCTGCGGCTGTGGTCAATCCTTCCAAGCTGGCGACTGTACCCCTGCGGCTGTACCTTGCAGCTAGTTACGGATATCTCGTCTACGGTCAAAGGTTTGATCCCCCTCAATCCCCCTTAAAAAGGGGGAAGAAGATAATTAATTCTTATTCTCCCCCCTTTTCAAGGGGGGCTGGGGGGGATCTAAACCCTAAACCGTAGTTAGAAGACTTCACCCATCAAAATTGCAATTATTTCAGAGGTTTTAAATATGGCTACATACAACGTGCGACTGTACAACAAGAAGAAACAGATCGACGAGACCATTTCTGTA from Pseudanabaena sp. BC1403 encodes the following:
- the nifB gene encoding nitrogenase cofactor biosynthesis protein NifB yields the protein MTPPTQALIASPVENKIATTPAKSKKSESCGCSSSKGSQTSNKSAQKNALSESMQERIAKHPCYSEEAHHHYARMHVAVAPACNIQCNYCNRKYDCANESRPGVVSELLTPEEAAHKVMVIGGKIPQMTVLGIAGPGDPLANPEKTFRTFELIAAEAPDIKLCLSTNGLMLPEYVDRIKKLNIDHVTITINMVDPEIGTKIYPWIRYNRKRYTGVEASQILHQRQMESLDMLKEADILCKVNSVMIPGINDEHLVEVGRVIREKGAFLHNIMPLISAPEHGTHFGLTGQRGPNPKELKKLQDSCAEGNMKMMRHCRQCRADAVGLLGEDRSQEFTKDKFMEMTPTYNLEARQVVHAGIDLLKAELQEKKAKVTNIQKTVATPKILVAVTTKGSGIVNQHFGHAKEFQIYEVDATEVKFVGHRKIDQYCQSGYGEEATLEEIISSIADCKAVLTSKVGNCPQESLRKAGIEPVEAYDAIDTVAKEFYATFLQKEALLEQAPY
- the cysE gene encoding serine O-acetyltransferase, which codes for MLQPISHLDTLDNQEIDRICATAYPSDFPAKSSAHSLWQFYQLQVSQQWQQVTQVLQVIKADFQAIADRDPAAHHWLEILCCYPGLHALVIHRFTHWLHHRQIPLLPRLIAYCARFITGIDIHPAASIGKGVFIDHGMGVVIGATAIVGDYVLLYQGVTLGGTGKETGKRHPTIGNHTIVGAGAKVLGNIQIGDYARIGAGSVVLRDVPTHTTVVGVPARICRTNQPASLGQANQEQLADPSADMLQALLLRIERLEQQLSDKIS
- a CDS encoding Mo-dependent nitrogenase C-terminal domain-containing protein, yielding MTTTRFFSTLTEQSKPSKSFAIDIFSPLRQWLNQIEFSDRQFAEKICHLIPASCPFERDVSAFGYTYHIPALCKINPVFEEVVNLRFRALTYLSELPC
- a CDS encoding bifunctional nitrogenase iron-molybdenum cofactor biosynthesis protein NifEN, producing the protein MKLTQGKINELLSETACEHNHHHHKDGQKKNKACLQQAQPGAAQGGCAFDGASIALVPITDVAHLVHAPIACGGNSWGARGSLSSGSTMYKMGFTTDLSENDIIFGGEKKLYKAILEVQQRYQPAAVFVYNTCVTALIGDDLEAVCQKATERTGIPIVPINSPGFAGTKNLGNRMGGEALLEYVIGTAEPEYTTPYDINLIGEYNIAGEMWSVLPLFEKLGIRVLSKITGDATYKEVCYAHRAKLNVLICSKALINVARKMEEHYGIPYTEESFYGIADMNQCLRNIAAKLGDRDLQDRVEKLIAEEAANLDRELAPYRDRLKGKKVVLYTGGVKSWSIISAAKDLGMEVVATSTKKSTEEDKAKIRALLSKDGIMMEKGNAQELLKTIAKTQADMLIAGGRNQYTALKARIPFLDINQERHHPYAGYVGMIEIARELEEALYSPIWAQVRQPAPWEDPLAFSKALLLDGDISQVKTDIVASKKSVTVNALKQSQPLGASLAFLGLKGAMPLMHGSQGCTAFAKVQLVRHFREAIPLATTAMTEVTTILGGEDNIEQAILTLVEKAKPEIIGLCTTGLTETRGDDMDGILRTFRQKHPELDQLAIAFASTPDFRGALQDGYAAVIESIVRSQAQEGIKDPQQITVLASSALAPGDIQEIKEIINSFGLSPIFIADLSSSMDGHLSESYSPVTTGGTTLEQIQSVGSSVFTLALGESMRTAATILQERFGTDYQVFDRLTGLGATDRILQQLYQLSGVDVPEKYRYQRQQLQDAILDTHFYFGRKRVSLALEPDLLYSVAWWLSEMGVELQAAVTTTRSPLLEKLPIAEVTIGDLEDFENLAAGSDLMATNSNGKRVAKKLGIPLYRLGFPILDRLGNGHRSIVGYRGTMELLFELGNIWLEAEESAHPNILVKQGES
- the nifX gene encoding nitrogen fixation protein NifX, which gives rise to MKVAFTTSDRIHINAHFGWAKEIDVYEVTTEGYQFVDTLSFKGELKEDGNEDKLVPKIEALAGCTIVYVSAIGGSAAARLIRKRVTPIKAKSEEEEIAEVLNKLVLTLQGNPPPWLRKALQPPVHDFDDLETG
- a CDS encoding NifX-associated nitrogen fixation protein; its protein translation is MTATITLTSTTETAPVNGAEVIKQSPFLQALVQQIRVNDGYGTYRNWADELLLKPFILTKQQKRKISVDGEVDPITKGRVFAFYRAIALRIEQQSGHLCQVVVDLSHEGFGWALIFCGRLLVTTRTLRDAQRFGFDSLEKLGEEGEKLAQKGVEYATNFPEVAKA
- a CDS encoding CCE_0567 family metalloprotein; its protein translation is MVQVIDTAIAGLGIDELKTKIKRLNSKAGQMKMDLHDLAEGLPTDYEHLMDVAAKTYDIFHQIDGLKKQLIILEQNRSD
- the nifW gene encoding nitrogenase-stabilizing/protective protein NifW codes for the protein MVGTLSEFRKLTDAEQYFEFFDLAYDAQVVNINRLHILKKFSQSLEEIDNKLVEAAEEEKLGFYREALENSYATLQNSNAIEQKLFKVFHQKPQNIVMLSDIGTDEEDE
- a CDS encoding HesA/MoeB/ThiF family protein yields the protein MISLTPTEIERYRRQMMLSNFGEEAQQKLKSSTVLVTGVGGLGGTAALYLAVAGIGKLILVRGGELRLDDMNRQVLMTDDWVGSPRVFKAQETLLSINPDVEIEAVNDYVTAENVDALVQSADIALDCAHNFTERDLLNAACVRWRCPMVEAAMNDMEAYLTTIVPHETGCLSCLFPEKPDWDRRGFGVLGAVSGTLACLTALEAIKFLTGFSSPLLSQLLTMDLGRLEFAKRRTHLDPDCPVCGHQRNKRSPVPTTKKVTSQRIPSFAKMLVQTSSHY
- a CDS encoding iron-sulfur cluster assembly accessory protein → MSIILTEKAELRLRTFLRGTGDRTTNKGIRLGVKDGGCNGYQYTLDITNKQKPDDIVEQLGKVRVYIDSQSAPLLNGVVVDYVDGLLESGFKFENPNATGSCGCGQSFQAGDCTPAAVPCS